Genomic segment of Populus nigra chromosome 14, ddPopNigr1.1, whole genome shotgun sequence:
agaaaatgacaCGACGTTACTTCTAACaacatgacaaaaaaatatttttggatgctAGGAAGCACCGCACGTTCTGCTTAATATGTATGGGCACCGCCGATGCGACTTCTGGTGTTGCACATGTGCTAGTCATATATACATTACTAATTATCAAAATGCCCTCAAATTGACATGGTAATTGCAGAGAAAAGAACCctaactataattttatttttttataagaatattttaatcatttcattatattttttaattgtttattatattttatatttgatcaaatactaaattatcTCTCAGATGatattataacaataaaaaaaactaatatgaaaatattcattaataccaattttagattttttattttcaatgatgttttggtttttttactatcaaattaagataaaaaaacatttatttattacttgttaatttaataattacaaaacaaataaatggtgTGGCATTTTGCACTGTACACACAGACTGAATGTACTGTGGACTGTGGCAGTGCCCGAGCGATTTTGCCCTTAATGAGTCTGTGCATTTTATCTCTTCTCTGGCCCTGTTTTCGTCTCTTCCTCTCACTCTCTTCATTTCATGTCTCTGCTCGGTTCCTTCGTTTTTGGCAGAGAGAACGACGGGCTGTTTGGCTCACGGCTGCTTGGTCGGCCCAGGATGCCGGTTCGTGGGCTGGCTTCGGGTCGTTCTTCGTGTTTGATGAGGCATGATTTCGCCCTCTTCTTTGCGCCAATTTCTGCTTTCTCTCGGTTTCTTTGCATTGGGTTCTTCggttcgtgttttttttttcattttttcccctCTTCTCACTCGATTCATCTTCTTTCTGGCGTGGGTGTTCAGTAATTGATTGTAGTTTTTGATTTCTCTGGTCTGGGTATTCAGCAATTGATTGGGTTTTTTAGATTGCTCATTGTCTGTGTGTTCGGTTTTCTTGGGTTCGTGCTCGGGATGCTTGCGTTTAGTCGTTTGTGTGTGTTGGGGGGTGGGTTATTGGTTCAATTGGGTTCGGGTTGGGTTGATCAATGGTTTGGAGGTGGTTCAATTCTTGGGTAAACATAGTCCTTGGTTGGTTTGATTCGGGTGCTCtcggtttggtttgatttgctGTTATTTGTGTTGATTTGGGCTCATTGCTCTCAGTTTAGAGCTTAACATAGAATGAATTGATTATTGAGTTGGTTTTTGCTCTCCGCTGAtcgcttaatttttttttcggttGCTTTGCTTTCTTCGATTGTTGTTACTGTTCCAATCTGGTTTCGTTACTTCAATTACTCCTGTTGCCCCATGTCActtcacattaattaatttgtctgTGCATTTTGCAGGGtgacatgcttttttttttgatttcttcTCTTATGATCTTTGCCTCAGTAGACTGCGCCGCCTTCTTTCCTCTGTTAAGTAATTTTTTCATTCTAATTGTAATGTTTATCTTTGCTTTTTGTGTTGTTTCCTCTCCTGCATATTTCTCTTGCGTTTCATTTCGTCTGGTACCTTCTTTTGctttccatttttcttctcagctctgttttggatttcttgcGTTTCATATAGATTTATTTCTTCATGaaattaatacatttatattttACTCCATTACAAATAACTATTGATGTCTTGGTGCAGGTTCAAAGTGAACTGCATTGTAACTGATGACAAAGATGTCACAAAATTCTTCTTATCTGGAAAAACTGCTGAGAACTTTTTCAACGCCTCAGCACATCATCTGGTTTATGACAAGAAATATGTTAATCCTTATACAGTCCCACCACAAATGACTGAAGTATTGAACAAGATGAAAATCTTTCAACTACGTTTCGGGGCTTATAAATCAGCAATCAACAGATGTGACATCTTTGTTACAAATGTTTTTAACGAAGGCATCAAACAGTCTTCAGAGATTCAATCAGAACAATTTGGTGCTGGGTCCTCAACCACTCTTACAACCATTACTATTGAAGACTCATCAATAGTTCAAGCGGACACGCTTAGTCCAATAACACCACCTGACAGCACTCCACCATCTCAACACCAAGAAGACAGTTACCGCCTAAAGGCTAAGAAAAGTTTAGATTTCACCGATCCTCATTCAGAAAAAATGTAAGTTTCGTTTTATTAcacatatatttatattctCATATTCAATACTTTTAATCATTGCTGAACAATTTCATGCCTTTACTTTCATACATCACCTGCATTCCCTATAAATAAACTtccttataaaataatattctctGTTCCTTAATTTTGCAGtcatctaaaacagaaatcaatcATTCTCGATGAAGAAGATAAACCACAAActaaaagaaacaaagacaACCTTTCTCCATCATCAGAGGTCGTTTTGCACACCAATTATGcattcttaatttttgttacttaAGACACATATGAATTCTTAGTTTTTGTTACTGAAGTTCATTCAAAATGCATGATACATTcaatatatatactatatgaTTAGCTTTGGATTTTTTGAACAATGCAACTCAAGATGCatgattattattaaacttactTAAAAAGGCATAATACACTGATGAttgatgtttctttttcttatagaTGCACACtgatgattttttctcttctacAATTGACATTATTgcctaaattgtttttattattgttaaaattgtGTATTAATTGTTTTACTATATCTTATAATGGACTTTAAGAATGAATATAGTCCTTAACATATTCTAGattgaattatgcaattgattgTATTGAAAATGGATGTGATTATGGATGAAATGTTACTCAGATTGTGTGCAGGTTGTGTTATGAATAACTTGGGATCTCCCGATATAGGGGAAACTCTGCCAAAATTTCATTAGAAATTTCGgcgatatgaaaaaaaaattcccataCTTCATCTACTCTTTTTATAAGTGGAaacattaaacaaattaaacaccTAGGAGGAAAATATTTAGAGTTGTTACTGATAATGATTCATTTTCTGCTATTCATTGTTTTCATCTAAATGTTTATGTTACATCTACTTGAATTGTTTTATCATTCGTCCCATTCGCTTTCTCCAAGtacatatatgtatgtatgttttaTCTATACATCCAagtcttctcttccttttttctaaTGTCTACAATGATTTTTACAGcatatgatattaatttttaattgtttctttaCTGATTTGCTGCATTTATTCTTCCATAATATTTGCTGAAATTTTTGAATGCATGActtaatttcttcatcatttcATTTATTACTTTgcgaattttatttttttcaggaaGATTAGCAACAAAATGATATGTCTCATTTCGAAGGAGGGATTTCACTTCGTTCTGCACCTCAACATCCCTCTATTTTGCACTGATGTACAAATTGTATAATTAGCACTCTTTTGTCATCTTTTGTGACACTATGTATACACCAAAAGATGTAACCTATGTTTacaaaacaaactcttttaTATTGTAGTTCTAACTTTTATATTATAAGTTTATcgtttttaatgtaattatataatattatatacgCAGCAATGCCCGCAGCAACGCGCGGGCATATAGCTAGTAACTAATAAATGGTGTAAAAaggctttaatatttttaataattaatgttaaggattttgaaaaaaaaatcatcattacatTGTTAAACATTACAAACAAGCATGGAACTACGGTTGTTTTCATGCCTCTTAGCTATTGTTAACAAGCAACTTGTATTGGGCCAGTACAGGCCTGGCCGGCCGTGGGGCTTGGTATGAATCGGAAGCAATATAGGAGAGATGTTCTCTCAAATATGGAAATATAATTGGGCCGGTACGGGCCCATTTTAAAATGGGAAGCAAATACTCAAAAACTGCACCGTTTTTTGGGGAAATACAGAGAGACAAGACGACAGGAATCCCTATCTAGCTCCTGTTCAGCGCTGCTGCTACAGACTCCTCTCTTCTTGGCTCTGATTCTCTCATGGCGTCTTCTCTCGCATCAACTCTTTCAACGATCCAAAGGCGATGCTGCTGTTTAACCCTCAGGTCTCTCTCTTCAAAGAAACCACGCCCTTCTTATTATCATTGCTATCGACATTTCAATAAAGGACCACTCAAAAAGAGGAACTTCTCCCTCACTCTATCAAGAAACTTCTCTCAGCCTCACCTTTCTAAGAACACTCAAGGTCCTGGCCTTCACCACTTTGTTGCTCAAGCTGCTTCCTCAGCTTCCGCCCCCGTCTCCGCTTCTGTCTCTCAAACACAGCCCCAGTGAGTATTTTCTTTAAAGGGTTCTGGACAAATTTGAATTTGGATGTGTATTTTTagtgatttgttttaaaatgatttagtTGATACTGCTATTCCTTTTTCTTGTAGAAATGCTGCTTTTGGGAGTTTAGAACAGAAGGGTTTCCATtagaaatgggttttttttgcgTGAAGGGTGATAGAAATACTAAAGATTTATGGCTCAAATAATCAAGCTTATGCTGGAAATGTAATTCAATTACCTCTGGTTTCCATTGAATTCTCTTTGAAGCAAGTTTTTTGAAGTGAAGGGCTTTGTGAAGATTTAAACTTAGCTTCTCAATGACAAGTTAATGTCTGAAAGGGAACCAAACAAGTTAATGAATTCTCAAGGTTTCTCAAGTGAAAGTAACTGTAAAGACTAGGACTTTAGAGCTTAATACGAAGTTAATACTTGCAATATAATTCAATTTCGGTTGCTTTCATTTGGATTCTACGTGAAACAGGTTCCTTTACTGAAGGGAGCTATAAAGATTGAAGCTTTAGagcttaatatttaataaacaagTTTAGGACTGAACTGCAAGTCACATCTATGCCTGCTTCCCGTCCTATTTTCTTTGAAACTGGTTTTGTTCTGTGAACTCGCTGTTAACATCAAAACTTTAAGGCTTAATAGCTGATTTTATGCCTGAAAGGCAATTCATTTATCATTGGTTTTGATTGAATTCTCTTCGAAACAAGCTCTTTAGCAAAAGTTGCtttaaagattgaaactttAGTGCTTGATAAGCAAGTTCATGCTAGAAGATTGCTATTCAATTTTATGCTCCTTAAAACATGTTTCTTTGGTGAAGGTTGCTGTAAAGATTGAAAATGCAGggttaaaaatgaaataaatgctTGAATTGCAATTCAGTTATGAATGTTGGGCATTGTATTTAATAGAATTTGTATTgaatttattctttcttttttaatttctgtcaAGATTTGTGCCAGCTATAGAAGTCCCACCAGATATTGAAATTCTACCAAGAGGCCGTATTTATCATGAGACTTATGGGTGTCAAATGAATGTAAATGACATGGAGATTGTTCTATCTATCATGAAGAATGCTGGATATAGTGAAATTGTGGATGTTCCTGAAAGTGCAGAGATCATATTTATTAATACATGTGCTATAAGGGACAATGCAGAGCAAAAGGTCTGGCAGAGACTTAATTACTTTTGGTTTCTAAAGAGACACTGGAAGAGCAATGTTGCCATTGGCAGGTCACAGTCGCATCATCCACCAAAGGTTGTTGTGTTGGGTTGCATGGCTGAGAGGTTAAAGGATAAGATATTAGATGCAGATAAGATGGTTGATGTGGTTTGTGGACCTGATGCTTATAGAGATTTGCCACGATTACTGGAAGAGGTCGAATATGGTCAGAAAGGGATCAATACCCTTCTCTCACTTGAAGAGACTTATGCAGATATTAGTCCTGTGAGGATCTCTAAAAATTCTATTAATGCTTTTGTGTCAGTGATGAGGGGTTGCAATAATATGTGCTCGTTTTGCATTGTTCCTTTTACTAGAGGTAGAGAGCGATCACGTCCTGTTGAATCAATAGTGAAGGAGGTGGCAGAACTCTGGAAAGAAGGTGTGAAAGAGGTAACTCTTCTTGGCCAGAATGTAAACAGCTATAATGATGCATCTGAGATTGAAAAGGAAGTTGAACCTGGAACAAATTGGAAGTATAGTGATGGTTTCTCCAGCACAtgcaaggtgaaaagggtaggTTTACGTTTTTCAGATCTCTTGGATAGGCTTTCCACTGAATTTCCTGAAATGCGGTTCAGATACACATCACCGCACCCTAAAGATTTCCCAGATGACTTATTGTATGTAATGCGGAACAGACATAATATCTGCAAATCTATCCATTTACCTGCTCAAACTGGGAGTAGCACAGTTCTCGAAAGAATGCGTAGGGGATATACTAGAGAGGCATACTTAGATCTTGTGCAGAAAATCAGGAGAATTATTCCAGATGTAGGGATAACCAGCGACTTCATATGTGGTAAGAGATCCTATCAAAATGGCTTCATTTTCTATAACATTGGAACTTGCACTTCTCACAACTTTTTATGCTTAGATGATATATCAAAATTCTGCTTCACCTATAGGTTGTCTTAGTTTACTGTGGAGTGAGATATGTGGGGTTCGATTCCCATGCTTGTGTCCTGGTTAGTCTTTTTGCTTTTTCACCCATGTAACCAAATCATTAAGTTGAAAGGGCgtaggaaaaatattttctgattACTACCTGTAATTTTTCAGGGCCTAATATGTCAGGCTGTCACTGAGACAAACTTCCTTGTTGTGATTTCCTAGTTCTCTTACATCATAGGAGTTAATATTGGGTAAAATAATATAAGCAGCTTTATTTTTGGGCCTGTTTACCTTGAATCCTGCTGTTCATGTCAGAGCTAAGACCAACTGAACGCTTATACGTGTTCTAGTACTCTTTAGAATGTCTGGTGCTGATTTTGTTCTTGTCCCATGTAGTTTGTGCTTTATCCTGTTGGAATTTCATAGGTTTTACCATTTTCTCAATCGTGCAGTTATACTAACTGATTTTAGGACCACTGCACGCAGTTTTACTTCCTTGTCTTTAGTATCGTTGCCATTCTCTCCCTGCTCTCGCAAGTTCCCCAACTGGCCTGTTTGggaagacaattttttttttttttgacaaaccaACCTCCTTATTTGTTGATGCTCGTATCTATTTGtcaatttaatttagatttagatTTTCCACATAGGAATTGCCTCTGGTTTTACATATACAACATCTATGTGCCTTAGTTTTTATGATGTTAAACCTCAGTTTTGATATTGCCCTCTTAATTCCTGGGCTCATTTCTACAGGTTTCTGTGGAGAAACTGAAGAGGAACACCAAGACACACTAAGTCTTGTAAAGGCTGTTGGTTATGATATGGCATATATGTTTGCATATAGCATGAGGGAAAAAACCCATGCCCATAGGAACTATGTTGATGATGTCCCTGATGAGGTCAAGCAGAGGAGGCTTGCAGAACTCATTGAGGCTTTCCGTGAGAGTACAGGTCAGTGTTTTGACTCCCAGATTGGATCTGTCCAACTTGTTTTAGTGGAAGGGCCCAACAAGAGAGCTCCAGACACAGAACTTATTGGCAAGAGTGATAGGGGCCATAGAGTTTTATTTACCAATCTGCCACTGCCAAATCGAAATGAGGATGGAAGTCAGGCGCGGAACCCCATGGTTGGTGATTATGTGGAAGTTCTTATATTGAAATCGACACGTGCTTCACTCTTTGGAGATGCGCTTGCTATTACCACATTGAGTTCATTTTACAGCAATCTTGACCAAAAAGCTGTTGCCTGTGCAAGCTAATGCTGAACAGCACTAGCTGCCTGGAATGGCATGCATTTCCATTTTTCAGTTAAATTATCATTAGATCATTCAAATGTATTCTTTCTTAGCATTGGTGGAGCTGTTTCTTGCTAGGAGATTCAGAATTTTGCATGCTAGCAGCCAGAACCTGCTGCCAATCTTGAACACTGAAGTAGCCTAGAGGTGCAAGGTGCCAGTGCTTAAGCTTTGGTGGAAGCATTGAGGTTAATATTTGCAAAGCGTTCAACGCAATCAAGTCTTGCTTGAATAATGCTACGCAACACGGAGTACCCAGTTCGTATCAAATGGAAAACTTCAGCCTGTTAGATTGCAGGATCCACATGCGGAGCCCACAAATTGGACGgttgtttttcatttgatgTATTTCCCTTCGTGCTGCTTCGTTTTTCATGATAAACGCACCTTCCCTCATTGCCTATATAGGGTCCAAGTCTTTTGTAAATGTAAAGGTATCGATCGAgacattgaaataattttttgtaggGGCTCCATTGAAGTAAGTTTTCCCATGTTATTCCGTGCTGTTATGTGCTTTGCTGCAAGTATGAAGATGAATTCAATTTGATGTTTCCTTGTATGTATTTAGAACATAAATTGGTTGCAAATCGATAGTATAACAAGAAATTATTTCTTGCCACTTCCTCATGCCGGTCGCCTGTAGTTGATTCCTTGAGCCAATCATGCCTTCTTCCGGAAT
This window contains:
- the LOC133673214 gene encoding CDK5RAP1-like protein isoform X2; this encodes MAQIIKLMLEIFVPAIEVPPDIEILPRGRIYHETYGCQMNVNDMEIVLSIMKNAGYSEIVDVPESAEIIFINTCAIRDNAEQKVWQRLNYFWFLKRHWKSNVAIGRSQSHHPPKVVVLGCMAERLKDKILDADKMVDVVCGPDAYRDLPRLLEEVEYGQKGINTLLSLEETYADISPVRISKNSINAFVSVMRGCNNMCSFCIVPFTRGRERSRPVESIVKEVAELWKEGVKEVTLLGQNVNSYNDASEIEKEVEPGTNWKYSDGFSSTCKVKRVGLRFSDLLDRLSTEFPEMRFRYTSPHPKDFPDDLLYVMRNRHNICKSIHLPAQTGSSTVLERMRRGYTREAYLDLVQKIRRIIPDVGITSDFICGFCGETEEEHQDTLSLVKAVGYDMAYMFAYSMREKTHAHRNYVDDVPDEVKQRRLAELIEAFRESTGQCFDSQIGSVQLVLVEGPNKRAPDTELIGKSDRGHRVLFTNLPLPNRNEDGSQARNPMVGDYVEVLILKSTRASLFGDALAITTLSSFYSNLDQKAVACAS
- the LOC133673214 gene encoding CDK5RAP1-like protein isoform X1; this translates as MASSLASTLSTIQRRCCCLTLRSLSSKKPRPSYYHCYRHFNKGPLKKRNFSLTLSRNFSQPHLSKNTQGPGLHHFVAQAASSASAPVSASVSQTQPQFVPAIEVPPDIEILPRGRIYHETYGCQMNVNDMEIVLSIMKNAGYSEIVDVPESAEIIFINTCAIRDNAEQKVWQRLNYFWFLKRHWKSNVAIGRSQSHHPPKVVVLGCMAERLKDKILDADKMVDVVCGPDAYRDLPRLLEEVEYGQKGINTLLSLEETYADISPVRISKNSINAFVSVMRGCNNMCSFCIVPFTRGRERSRPVESIVKEVAELWKEGVKEVTLLGQNVNSYNDASEIEKEVEPGTNWKYSDGFSSTCKVKRVGLRFSDLLDRLSTEFPEMRFRYTSPHPKDFPDDLLYVMRNRHNICKSIHLPAQTGSSTVLERMRRGYTREAYLDLVQKIRRIIPDVGITSDFICGFCGETEEEHQDTLSLVKAVGYDMAYMFAYSMREKTHAHRNYVDDVPDEVKQRRLAELIEAFRESTGQCFDSQIGSVQLVLVEGPNKRAPDTELIGKSDRGHRVLFTNLPLPNRNEDGSQARNPMVGDYVEVLILKSTRASLFGDALAITTLSSFYSNLDQKAVACAS